A window of Halobacillus naozhouensis genomic DNA:
GATAGAAAGGAGGAAGAGTAATGCGCAGTAACGAAATCGATTTTTTAATTAATTGGGGCGATACGGATATGGCAGGTATCGTTTATTATCCAAACTATTTTAAGTGGTTTGATATAGCGGGGCACCAATTTTTTCGCAGCTGTGGGTTGTCACCCAAAAAACTTGAAGAAGAACAGGGGATCATCTTACCGATGATGGACACCCGCTGTACCTTTAAGAAGCCGCTTTATTATGATGATTTAATGACCGTCGTCACTAAAGCGGTAGAAGTAAATAATAAAACGATCAAACTAACCCATGAGGTATATCGAGATGGGGACCTAACAGGTCATGGGTACGAGTTGAGAGGATGGGTGAAAAAATACGGTCATGGTATTAAAGCAGTTTCCATCCCAGAAGAGGCCAGACTCTTGCTTGAGGCAGACAAACATACCAGCTTCAAAAAGCCACAGTTTAATGCATAATACGGTCTAATCCTCTATAATAAAAATAACGTGTCAATATACTATACATCGAAGTAATGGACGGTGAAAAAATGAAACCGAGGTCACTTATGTTTACACTTTTTGGAGAATATGTACAAAATTACGGCGGTGAGATATGGGTAGGAAGCCTTATCCAGATGATGGAACGCTTTGGAGTATCTGAATCGTCAGTTAGAGGAGCCATTTTACGTATGGTTCAAAAAGACCTGATGAAAGTTCGTAAAATTGGTAATCGGAGCTATTATTCGTTTACACCACAAGGAATTAACCAAATTAACGAAGGTGTGAAACGTGTATACAGTGAAAGAAATGCAAAGTGGGACGGACAATGGCGAATCTTGACATATTCTTTCCCTGAAGCAAAACGTGATATGCGTAATGAAATTCGGAAGGAATTGAACTGGACAGGCTTTGGAGCTATTTCCAACAGCACTTGGGTCAGCCCTAACCCTATTGAAAAACAGGTGATGGAACTAATGGAACGCCATCAGCTTGGAGACTATATGATGTTGTTCACTTCTTCTAAAGTAATGTCACATGATAATCAGGAAATTGTTAATAAAGGCTGGGATTTACAGCATATTTCAGATGAGTATGACCGTTTTATCCAAGAACATTTGAAAATATATGATTACTTACGTGAGAAGGCGCTCCAAAATACTTTAACCGATGAGGAAAGCTTTATTGAACGAACGAAAATTGTTCATGAATATCGGAAGTTCTTATTTAATGATCCCATTTTTCCTGTGGATCTGTTGCCTGAGAACTTTAGGGGAACTGAAGCGAGAGAGCTGTTTTGGAAAATCCATCAGATGATCTCCATTCCGGCTGTTCGCTGTTTTGAGTCTTTATATGAATCTGCCCCGGACCGGGAAGTGGAGCCGCATCGTGAGAGAGCCGTCAATCCGTTTAATAAAGTTTATATGTAGTAAGCGCCAGGAAATTGGAGGCTTTATATATGGAAAAGGTACTTTTTGAAAAGCAAGGATACTTAGGGATCATAACCATTAATCGGCCAGAGCAGTTAAATTGTTTCGATTATGAAACTTTAGTGCAGCTCAGGGAGACTGTAGAACAGATTCAAATGGACAATGAGGTACGGGCTGTACTTATAACCGGATCGGGAGAAAAGTCGTTCAGTGCCGGTGCTGATTTGAAAGAAAGAAGAAATCTTTCTGAGCAGGAAGTCCGGCGTAATGTACGAATGATACGGGGAGTATTTAATGAGATTGAAAACTTAGCCCCGCCGACTATTGCAGCCGTGAATGGCTACGCTTTAGGCGGCGGACTTGAATTAGCACTTGTTTGTGATTTTAGGTATGCTTCGGAAAGCGCTGTCATGGGGTTGACCGAAGTCAGCTGGGCCATAATCCCCGGAGCAGGAGGAACACAAAGGTTAGCCCGGCTGATAGGTGCATCGAAGGCGAAGGAACTTATTTTAACCGCTCGTCGCGTTAATGCCGATAAAGCACTGGAGTTGGGGTTGGTGAATAAAGTTTGCCCGGCTGAAGAGCTAATGTCTGAAGCCGGACAATTGGCTGGGGAAATCATGAGAAATGGTCCGTTAGCTGTTACACAAGCCAAATATGCCATTAATCATGGAAACAATTCAGATCTGAATACTGGATTAGCGATTGAAGCTAAAGCCTATGAAATGATTATTCCGACTGAAGACCGTGTGGAAGCATTAGAGGCTTTTAGGGAAAAAAGAGAAGCCAACTTTAAAGCTCGTTAAAAGGAGGAGCTGAATGAATCTCAATAAAATCGAAGGAAATGGGTATCGAATAGGTATTCCAGTCCCGTTTCCGATGAAGTATGTCTACTGTTATCTGCTTCCAAGTGATGATTCCTATGTTTTGATTGATACGGGCTACAATTATGGAAAAGCACGGGAAGCATGGGAGGAAGTGTTTGATCAACTTACTGTTGACCCGCTTTCAATACGGGCTATTTATGTTACTCATTTTCACCCTGACCACTCGGGCCTTGCGCATTGGATGCAGCAAAAGACGGGTGCAGCAATATATATGCACGCAAGTGACCGGGAGATGATGGATCGAGTGTGGGGCAAGGGAACTGTGCAAACTGCCCGCATAGAAGAAATGATGAAAAAACACGGTGTTCCTGCTGCACTTAGCAGCGAGATTGCTGATCATATGGATAAAATGTCGCAGCAGATGAGACCCTTGCCTGACATTCAAGAGCTCGATCATGATCCGGTCTTTATGGACTCGTCATGGCAAGTTCTTCATACTCCTGGCCATAGTGACGGTATGTTCTGCCTTTATAACGAACAGGAACAAAAGGTGTTCTCATCTGATCTGATCTTGTATCCAATCACACCAAACATTAGCGTGTGGCCGGGCGCGAGTCAACGACCGCTTCACGATTATCATTTGTCTTTGCAGAAAATAAAGAGATTGCCAGTGAAAACAGCCTATACCGCTCACGGAGAGCCCATCCACAATGTGAAGGAGCGAATCGATGAGCTTATTGAACATCATGATCAACGACTTAAACAGATGGAAGAACTGGCGGGTGGGCTGACGGCTTATCAGATTGCTTCAACTGTTTTTGCGCATCGGGATTTAACACCGCACCAATGGCGGTTTGCAATGGCTGAGACGATTGCTCATCTGCATTATTTAGAAGAAGAGAAGCGGACAAGAACTTGGAAAGATCATGAAGGAACAATCTATAACGAACATATCCATAAAACGGTTACTTAATCACGAGGGAACTTTCCTTCGTGATTTTTTTTGCGCATCGGCGGAGTAAGTATAATATTAACTTTCGTCAAAAAAACATAATAAAGTGATTGACAAAAAAACGCCGATGTTCTATATTATTATTTAACAACGATAATTCAAAAAACATAATTAAAAGAGGTGGAGAAATGAGCCAGGCGGAAGTTTTAATGGAAAAAGTTCAAAAGGGGTTTATGGTCGAACGATTGGAAGACATGGATGAGGACTATAAAAAAGCATTGATGCAAACCCTCACCATAGTTGGGGATACAGAATTGCTCAGCGTGCCGCCGCTGCTGACGGTGTACAACGATGCACCAGATCTAAATTATAAAATTACTGCCCTCGCCGTTATGCAGGATGAATTAGGGCATGCACATATTGCATACCGGCTGTTGGAAGCTCTGGGAGAAGATGTAGATGAACTGCTTTATGAACGTTCTCCAAATCGATGGAAAAACCCTTATGCATTTGACTTTCCATTAAATAATTGGATTGAACTTGGAGTTTTTAACGGTTTGTTTGACAGGGCTGGATATACCCTTTTGGGGGATGCTTTCGAACATACTTCATATGGACCATGGAAACGAGCCCTGGTCAAGGTAGATAAAGAAGAATTGTTCCACTTACGTAATGGCGAAATCATTATGAAAAAAGGAATGAAGAATCCGGAAACAGCCAAACAAGTCCAAGAAGCTGCCGACTGGATGTTTATGATGGGGCTCGAGTTTTTCGGTGTATCAGATTCACATAAGAGCCGCTCGGCACAAATTGATTACCGAATAAAAGGAAGTAAGAATGATGAGTTACGTCAAAAATGGATGTCTACCGCAGTTCCATTCTGTGAATCTATTGGAGTAGATGTACCGGCACATTATGACGAAGAGCAAGAAAAATATGTAGTAGATGTTCCGTTCCCATGCAAGTTTGATCTCGAGAATCGCAAATGGTTACATGATGAACCTGACACATGGTCGGGAATGATCGAAAGATTTAAGAAACGTGGTCCTCAAAACGAAGAGTTTGTGCAGCGAATTCAAAAAGGTGTGAAGGAATTAGAAAAAATGCGCCAGGAGGAGGCTTCGTAACAATGAGTGTTATTCATCAGTCAGCCGAACAATATTGGGAAGCTTTAAAGGAAGTTATGGATCCTGAGTTTCCTATAAGCGTAGTAGATATGGGGTTAATTCGAAATATTGCACAGCTAGAGGAAGGTGTCATCAAAGTGACGATGACGTATACATCCACGGGCTGTGCTTGTATGGTCTGGATTGAAAGCGATATCAAAGAGCGTTTACTTTCGGAGGAAGAAGTAAAAGAGGTGGAGATTGAAGTTCAATGGGATCCTGCCTGGACAGTCCATGACATGACTGAGGAAGGCAGAAGTAAAATGCAGAATTGGGGAGTGAGGTCATGACATCCCCAATTGAAAAAAATGAAGACTATATCCTCCTTACACGCATCAAGCGCGGGGATGATTTAATGCAGATTGGTTCATTCCGAGCTGCCAGCGATGAACTGGCCAAAATTTATGCAGCTAAGATATATGACGAAGAAGATTGGGTAGAGATGCATGTGGTTAAGGCATCCAATCTGGTCCCGGTTCGGCTGCCGAAAGGGCTATTTGAAAAGGAAGGGGTGAAGTAAATGACAGAAGAACAAATTAATGAACTAGTAAGTTTGGCTGAAACTATTGCTGATAACAAGTTCATTATGGGAGAACAGCTGGTAGAAATTGGCGTCAGTGGGCCTAATCTCGAAGCCTCGCTTGCATCTATATCCATGGCTCAGGGCGAACTTGGTCATGCGCGTCTATTATATCGATGGTCGTATGAAGTTCAGGGTCTACGGGCTGGAAAATTAGATGTAAAGGAACAAACGGGAAAAGCCTTCGATCAAATCGTAAATGCTTCGAACTGGGTAGAGCTTATCGCTGGCTTATACGTAAATAATGTGGCTATTGATTTAATCATGCAGGAACTAATAAAGAATAAAGGAAAAGATTTAAATGCTCAATTCAGTAAGATGGCGAATGAACTTAACGAACATATTACCTATTCAAAGAATTGGTGCAAACAACTGATCAATGATAAAGGTTCTATACCGAGGAGAGTACAAGTTGATTTGGAGAAAGCCTACGAATCGGCAAGTACATGGATAAAAGAAATTGAAGAAAACACTCATTTGAAAGAAGCGGGTGCTGTTGACGAATCTAGTAATCTAGGAAAATCATTTGAACCGACCATTAACGAGGTACTTGGTGAAAGGTCCGTTACTCATGCCTGAGAGTGATAAAGACATTCAATGTCCATTTTGTTCTTCTGGAGATGTAGAACTTATTGCTCCTTTTGGGACAGCACAGCTTGTCAGACAATACTACTGTAACCATTGTAAAAGCGTTTTTGAATATATCAAATGGCAAAGCGCTTCCCATGGGTAGTGAAGGGTGGTGATGAATAGTCATGGAAGGTGTCAATAAAGTAGCTGTCATTGGATCAGGAACTATGGGAGCAGGGATTGCCCAGGTTGCCATTCAGAATGGTTATTCTTCTATTCTCTATGATATTGATCAACAACAATTAGCAAAGGCTAAAGCACAAGTATTTAAACGTTTGGAGCGGTTGGTTGAAAAAGGCAGGATTCTGGACGAAGAGTCTATTCAGGCTAAGGAGAAGTTGATGGTAACTACTGATTTAAAAAGCCTTGAAAAGGTAGATTTAGTTATAGAAGCTGCTCCTGAAAAATTGGACATCAAAAAATCAATTTTTCACCAGTTAAACGATATCTGTTCACCTGAAACCCTTTTTGCCACCAATACTTCATCCTTATCGATTACAGAAATAGCGGGATACATCCAAGACCCATCGAGGCTGGCTGGATTTCATTTTTTTAACCCGGCACCACTCATGCCGCTAGTTGAAATCGTCCAGGGAATATCCACCAATCAAGATACAATCAACAGATTAAAGGATTTTGCAGAAAAGATTCATAAATATCCAGTGGTTTGTCAAGACACTCCGGGATTTATCGTCAATCGAGTCGCCAGGCCGTTTTATAATGAAGCATTAAGGATCATGAATGATCAAGTAGCAAGTGTCGAGCAAATAGACCGAATTATGAAAAAGGCCGGCGGTTTTAAAATGGGACCGTTTGAACTGCAGGATTTAATTGGTATTGATATTAATTTAGCCACTACCAGAACCGTATACAGTAGTTTCTATGGAGAAAATCGCTTTCGACCGCACTATTATCAGGAGCGGATGGTCCAGGCCGGCCGGCTTGGTCGTAAAACAGAGGGAGGGTTTTATGATTATGCCTCAGCTGAACATTAGTATTATTGGCAGAAACCAAGCGGCGGAGTCGATCTTTACCCTTTTGAAGCATAATTACTTTGAAAGCGCTTCCCTGAATAATGACAGCCAGCTTGCCCATGCCGAACTGATTATTGAAACGGAGAATTTGGAACGCCATGAGAAAATCAATAATCTTAAGAGGATTGATGGGCTGGGATCCCAAGGAGCTACTATATTATCGTCTACTTTGCAGTGGACCGCAACTGAAGTAGCCTCCTGGCTGACTCATCCAGAAAGATTAGTTGGTTTTGGCGCTTTTGCTGATGTGGGTCAATCTCAGTTGATAGAAATAGCACCTGGTTTGCAAACTGAACCTCAACACCTTCAATTGGCCAAGGATCAATTGAAGCTAATGGGGAAGGAAATCGAGATGGTGGAAGATGAGGCGGGCCTCGTCTATCCCCGTATACTCAGCTTAATCATTAATGAGGCTATTTTTGCCTTAGCTGAGGGAACAGCAAGTGCGGAGGATATCGATAACGCGATGAAGAAAGGCACCAACTATCCTGATGGTCCATTAGAGTGGGCGGAAAAGGTTGGGATTGACAATGTTTATGCTGTATTAAACGGACTTTATCGTCAACTCGGCGAGGAGAGGTACCGGCCTGCATCGTTATTACGCAAATTAGTTTATGCCGGCTGGACGGGAAGAGCTTCGGGTAAAGGGTTGTACTACTATGAACAGCAAAGGTTAAACCATTCAAGTAATTACCAAAATGTCTAAGGAGGATTTCTTAATGGCTACAGGTACCACTGAAGTAAAGGTAGAAAAAGATACTTATCAATTGTTAATCAATGGGGCATACACTGATGGCCTTAGCGGCAACTATTTTGAAACTTACAATCCTGCAACTGGAGAGTCAATTGCTAAAGTAGCAAAAGCTTCAAAAGAAGATGTAGATCTTGCGGTGGAGTCAGCAAGAAATGCATTTACTTCTGGAAAATGGCCAAAGCAAGGACCAGCAAAGCGAGCACGTCTGTTAAATAAAATTGCCTCTATTATGCGTGAGCGCTTTAACGAACTGGTAGAAGTAGAGGTATTGAATAGTGGTAAAACGGTAGCAGCAGCCCAGGGCCAAGTCAGTCAGGCGATTGAGGACTTTGAATTTTATGCAGGGGCGATTTCCACTTTTGGCGGGGCTACCAATCCCATGGTACCGAATGGATTTTTCAACTATACAGAGAAAGTGCCAGTAGGAGTTTGTGCTCAAATTATTCCTTGGAATTATCCATTGATGATGGCTGCCTGGAAACTTGCACCTGCTTTAGCAGCAGGGTGTACGATCGTTTTGAAACCGGCAAGCTATACACCAATTACAGCCTTCATGCTTGCAGATATTTGTCATGAAGCTGGACTTCCAGATGGAGTATTAAATGTTATTACCGGCAGTGGATCCGAAATCGGTCCTTACTTAACGGAACATCCTGACGTTGACAAAGTGGCATTCACAGGTGAAACAGATACGGGCAAGGATATTATGGCGAGAGCTTCTGAAACGCTGAAACGTGTCACGTTAGAACTTGGCGGCAAATCTCCAAGCATCGTTTGTGAAGATTGTGACCTGGAAGGCGCGGTTGACGGATCCCTGTTTGGTATCTTTTATAACACAGGACAATCATGTGAGGCGCGTTCAAGAGTGTTTATCCATGAATCGATTTATGATCAGTTTGTCGATCGTTTTATAGAAAAGGCAAAGAGAATTAAGGTGGGAGATCCGTTTAATAAAACGACGCACATGGGGGCGCTAATCTCCGAAAGTCATGAAAAGACCGTAGATGATTACGTTAAGTTAGCACAGGAAGAAGGAGGAGAAGTTCTTTACGGCGGAAAAAGACCTGAAGGAGAAGCCTATCAAAATGGGCACTGGTATATGCCGACCATCATTGGAAATGTAAGCAATGACATGCGGATTGCTCAGGAAGAAGTGTTTGGACCCGTTGTTGTATTAATGAAATATACGGACGAAAAAGAAGTGCTTCAACGAGCGAATGACTCAATCTTTGGGCTTGGCTCCGCAGTATGGACAAAGGATCATGGCAAAGCCCATCGTCTTGCCTCTGGTTTGCGCGCAGGTATCGTGATGGTAAACAATCCGATCTCTGCTTTTCCAGGAGCTCCGTTTGGCGGGTTTAAGCAATCCGGTTTTGGCCGTGAATTAGGGGCTGAAACATTGGATCTGTACTCTGAAACGAAGAGTGTTGTTTCTTATGTAGGGAAAAAACCACTTAATATATTAGGTGTTGAATAAATATAAAATTTTAAATTATTTAGGAGGAATGAAACATGACAACAGCAACTGAAAACAAATTGACGGTAACAAAGAACAATGGGATTGCAGAAGTCCACATTCACGTGAACAAGTCTAACTCTTACAATTTGGATTTTTACCGCGAATTGAATGCAGCGATTGATGAGATCCGCTTCGATAATGACATTAAGGTCGCCGTGCTCATGAGTGACATGCCGAAGTTTTTCTCAGCCGGGGCGGATGTTTCGTTCCTGAAATCCGCTGAACCGAAATTCAAAACACAGTTTTGCCTGTTCTGTAATGAAACCTTAGATAAAATCGCACGTTCACCGCAAATCTGGATAGCTTGTTTAGAAGGCCATACCGTAGGAGGCGGCCTTGAAATGGCGCTTGCCTGCGACCTTCGTTTTATGGGCGATGCCGCAGGGAAAATCGGACTCCCGGAAATCAGTCTTGGTGTGTTAGCCGGGACAGGCGGAACGCAGCGTCTGGCTCGTCAAGTTGGTCATTCTAAAGCACTGGATATGAATATTACCGGGGATACGATTTCCCCGCAAGAAGCGCTGGACATCCAACTCGTGGACAAAGTGTATCCACAAGAGGAAACACGTGAAAAGACGTTAGCTTATGCCGAGAAAGTGGCCAGCCAAGCGACATATGCTGCTTCTAACATTAAGCTATCCATCATGAATGGGAAGGAAATGCCGTTGAACGCAGCGATCCGTTACGAAGGGGAATTGCAGAATCTGTTGTTCCGTTCCGAAGATGCTCAGGAAGGCTTGAGTGCTTTCTTAGAAAAACGCGAGGCTGACTGGAGCGGAAAATAAGGGACGATGTTATAGTAGTGAAGAGTTAAGGTTGAACTTATTCTGCCTTAACTCTTTTTCTAAGCCAACTGTTGAATGCGCTTTCGTAAATAGATAGGAGGAGAAAATGTTACAGTCGGTTGATACATTGAGAGGAATAAAGGATTCTTATAATGCTGCTGTCCGTTTTGTTGACGATAATGTGAAGAATGGTAATCAAAATAAGATAGCCATCGCGTGTGGGGAAGATGAACTGACTTATCAGCAACTGTCACATCAGATGAATCAGTTCGGAAATGCTTTATTAGATATTGGCTTAGAAATAGAGAACCGAATCTTACTATCTCTTCCTGATTCTCCTGAATTTGTGGTTTCATTTTTCGGATCGGTAAAAATCGGTGCCGTACCTATTCCTGTTAATACAAACCTTCAGCCCCATGATTATGAGTATTTTTTAAACCACAGCCGTGCGAAAGTATTTGTTGTGTATGAAGAACTGTGGGAAGAGTTAAAAGCATACAAGGATCGTTTCCCTTTTCTGAAGCATGTCATTATTGTATCGGACAAGGGATCATCCATAGAGGAATTAAACTTCCACACTTTTATAGCAAAAGCCTCTCATCAACTAGATGAGTCCTATCCAACTACCTCTGAAGATTCAGCATTTTGGCTATATAGCTCGGGAAGCACTGGAACTCCAAAGGGGGTCATACATCGGCAGCGAAGTATGGAATCAGCATACTATAATTACGCTGTAAATATTTTGAATATTCAATCAGATGACATTGCCTTTTCTGCGTCGAAACTATATTTTGCGTACGGATTGGGCAACGGTATGTATTTTCCGTTTGGATCCGGAGCGACAGCTATATTACTTAAAGATAAGCCTACACCTGAAAAGGTTTTCGAGACGATCGAAGAGAAAAAACCGACTATATTTTTCGGTGTTCCTACACTCTATGGAGCAATGATTAATTACGTGGAAAAAATAGGGCGCATTCCTGACCTGTCCAGCGTACGTGTTTGTGTGTCTGCAGGAGAAGCATTGCCTGCCTCCTACGTCAAAAAATGGAGAGAACTGTTTAACGTTGATATTTTAGACGGCATTGGTTCAACTGAAGCCCTCCATATTTTCCTTTCTAACCAAAGCGGACAAGTTCAGCCAGGAAGTACGGGGAAAATTGTTCCCGGGTACAATGCTAAAATTGTCAATGAAGATGGACAAACACTATGTGCAAATGAAGTTGGCGATTTAGTTATTAAAGGTGACAGCATTGCTTCGGGTTATTGGTGCAACCTCACTGAGAATTACCATAAGTTCAAAGGGGAGTGGATGTATACAGGAGACAAGTACTATCAGGATGACGATGGCTACTTCTGGTACTGTGGCCGCTCCGATGACATGCTTAAAGTAGGGGGGATTTGGGTTTCTCCGATTGAAATTGAATCAACTCTCTTGCAGCACGAGGATGTGTTAGAGGTGGCAGTTGTCGGAGAAACGAATACAGCTAATCTAGTTCATCCTAAGGCTTATGTCATTTTAAAAGAACTTGAAAAGGCAAGCGGTGAATTAGCGGAATCACTAAAATTGTATGTGAAGGATCAGTTGGCGCCTTATAAATATCCACGAGAAATCGAGTTTATTGAAGAACTTCCGAAAACAGCAACAGGGAAAATACAACGATTTAAATTAAAAACATAGTTTTTTTCTCGAACTTAGCCGGACTTCCTTAAGAGTGAAGAGATTACTCCGGAAGAAATTTTATACGATACTAGCCGTTACTTTTCTATAGAAGGAGAATCGTTAATGAATGAAGTAGTAATCGTCGACGCAGTTCGAACTCCAATAGGCAGGTATAAAGGAGCTTTAAAAAATATAAGACCAGATGACCTCGGGGCTGCTGTAATTAAAGCGTTGATGGATCGAAATACCAGTCTGCCTCCTGAGGAGGTGGGGGATGTCATATTGGGTAATGCCAACGGGGCGGGAGAGGAAAACCGCAACGTTGCGCGAATGGCCCTTTTGTTAGCTGGTTTACCCCAGGAGGTTAGCGGAACTACGATAAACCGCCTTTGT
This region includes:
- a CDS encoding acyl-CoA thioesterase, whose translation is MRSNEIDFLINWGDTDMAGIVYYPNYFKWFDIAGHQFFRSCGLSPKKLEEEQGIILPMMDTRCTFKKPLYYDDLMTVVTKAVEVNNKTIKLTHEVYRDGDLTGHGYELRGWVKKYGHGIKAVSIPEEARLLLEADKHTSFKKPQFNA
- a CDS encoding PaaX family transcriptional regulator, which translates into the protein MKPRSLMFTLFGEYVQNYGGEIWVGSLIQMMERFGVSESSVRGAILRMVQKDLMKVRKIGNRSYYSFTPQGINQINEGVKRVYSERNAKWDGQWRILTYSFPEAKRDMRNEIRKELNWTGFGAISNSTWVSPNPIEKQVMELMERHQLGDYMMLFTSSKVMSHDNQEIVNKGWDLQHISDEYDRFIQEHLKIYDYLREKALQNTLTDEESFIERTKIVHEYRKFLFNDPIFPVDLLPENFRGTEARELFWKIHQMISIPAVRCFESLYESAPDREVEPHRERAVNPFNKVYM
- a CDS encoding enoyl-CoA hydratase-related protein, yielding MEKVLFEKQGYLGIITINRPEQLNCFDYETLVQLRETVEQIQMDNEVRAVLITGSGEKSFSAGADLKERRNLSEQEVRRNVRMIRGVFNEIENLAPPTIAAVNGYALGGGLELALVCDFRYASESAVMGLTEVSWAIIPGAGGTQRLARLIGASKAKELILTARRVNADKALELGLVNKVCPAEELMSEAGQLAGEIMRNGPLAVTQAKYAINHGNNSDLNTGLAIEAKAYEMIIPTEDRVEALEAFREKREANFKAR
- a CDS encoding MBL fold metallo-hydrolase, with amino-acid sequence MNLNKIEGNGYRIGIPVPFPMKYVYCYLLPSDDSYVLIDTGYNYGKAREAWEEVFDQLTVDPLSIRAIYVTHFHPDHSGLAHWMQQKTGAAIYMHASDREMMDRVWGKGTVQTARIEEMMKKHGVPAALSSEIADHMDKMSQQMRPLPDIQELDHDPVFMDSSWQVLHTPGHSDGMFCLYNEQEQKVFSSDLILYPITPNISVWPGASQRPLHDYHLSLQKIKRLPVKTAYTAHGEPIHNVKERIDELIEHHDQRLKQMEELAGGLTAYQIASTVFAHRDLTPHQWRFAMAETIAHLHYLEEEKRTRTWKDHEGTIYNEHIHKTVT
- a CDS encoding Phenylacetic acid catabolic protein, whose protein sequence is MSQAEVLMEKVQKGFMVERLEDMDEDYKKALMQTLTIVGDTELLSVPPLLTVYNDAPDLNYKITALAVMQDELGHAHIAYRLLEALGEDVDELLYERSPNRWKNPYAFDFPLNNWIELGVFNGLFDRAGYTLLGDAFEHTSYGPWKRALVKVDKEELFHLRNGEIIMKKGMKNPETAKQVQEAADWMFMMGLEFFGVSDSHKSRSAQIDYRIKGSKNDELRQKWMSTAVPFCESIGVDVPAHYDEEQEKYVVDVPFPCKFDLENRKWLHDEPDTWSGMIERFKKRGPQNEEFVQRIQKGVKELEKMRQEEAS
- a CDS encoding metal-sulfur cluster assembly factor; this encodes MSVIHQSAEQYWEALKEVMDPEFPISVVDMGLIRNIAQLEEGVIKVTMTYTSTGCACMVWIESDIKERLLSEEEVKEVEIEVQWDPAWTVHDMTEEGRSKMQNWGVRS
- a CDS encoding Phenylacetic acid catabolic protein, which translates into the protein MTEEQINELVSLAETIADNKFIMGEQLVEIGVSGPNLEASLASISMAQGELGHARLLYRWSYEVQGLRAGKLDVKEQTGKAFDQIVNASNWVELIAGLYVNNVAIDLIMQELIKNKGKDLNAQFSKMANELNEHITYSKNWCKQLINDKGSIPRRVQVDLEKAYESASTWIKEIEENTHLKEAGAVDESSNLGKSFEPTINEVLGERSVTHA
- a CDS encoding 3-hydroxyacyl-CoA dehydrogenase NAD-binding domain-containing protein, which translates into the protein MEGVNKVAVIGSGTMGAGIAQVAIQNGYSSILYDIDQQQLAKAKAQVFKRLERLVEKGRILDEESIQAKEKLMVTTDLKSLEKVDLVIEAAPEKLDIKKSIFHQLNDICSPETLFATNTSSLSITEIAGYIQDPSRLAGFHFFNPAPLMPLVEIVQGISTNQDTINRLKDFAEKIHKYPVVCQDTPGFIVNRVARPFYNEALRIMNDQVASVEQIDRIMKKAGGFKMGPFELQDLIGIDINLATTRTVYSSFYGENRFRPHYYQERMVQAGRLGRKTEGGFYDYASAEH
- a CDS encoding 3-hydroxyacyl-CoA dehydrogenase family protein — translated: MIMPQLNISIIGRNQAAESIFTLLKHNYFESASLNNDSQLAHAELIIETENLERHEKINNLKRIDGLGSQGATILSSTLQWTATEVASWLTHPERLVGFGAFADVGQSQLIEIAPGLQTEPQHLQLAKDQLKLMGKEIEMVEDEAGLVYPRILSLIINEAIFALAEGTASAEDIDNAMKKGTNYPDGPLEWAEKVGIDNVYAVLNGLYRQLGEERYRPASLLRKLVYAGWTGRASGKGLYYYEQQRLNHSSNYQNV
- a CDS encoding aldehyde dehydrogenase family protein, producing MATGTTEVKVEKDTYQLLINGAYTDGLSGNYFETYNPATGESIAKVAKASKEDVDLAVESARNAFTSGKWPKQGPAKRARLLNKIASIMRERFNELVEVEVLNSGKTVAAAQGQVSQAIEDFEFYAGAISTFGGATNPMVPNGFFNYTEKVPVGVCAQIIPWNYPLMMAAWKLAPALAAGCTIVLKPASYTPITAFMLADICHEAGLPDGVLNVITGSGSEIGPYLTEHPDVDKVAFTGETDTGKDIMARASETLKRVTLELGGKSPSIVCEDCDLEGAVDGSLFGIFYNTGQSCEARSRVFIHESIYDQFVDRFIEKAKRIKVGDPFNKTTHMGALISESHEKTVDDYVKLAQEEGGEVLYGGKRPEGEAYQNGHWYMPTIIGNVSNDMRIAQEEVFGPVVVLMKYTDEKEVLQRANDSIFGLGSAVWTKDHGKAHRLASGLRAGIVMVNNPISAFPGAPFGGFKQSGFGRELGAETLDLYSETKSVVSYVGKKPLNILGVE
- a CDS encoding enoyl-CoA hydratase/isomerase family protein: MTTATENKLTVTKNNGIAEVHIHVNKSNSYNLDFYRELNAAIDEIRFDNDIKVAVLMSDMPKFFSAGADVSFLKSAEPKFKTQFCLFCNETLDKIARSPQIWIACLEGHTVGGGLEMALACDLRFMGDAAGKIGLPEISLGVLAGTGGTQRLARQVGHSKALDMNITGDTISPQEALDIQLVDKVYPQEETREKTLAYAEKVASQATYAASNIKLSIMNGKEMPLNAAIRYEGELQNLLFRSEDAQEGLSAFLEKREADWSGK